DNA sequence from the Ischnura elegans chromosome 8, ioIscEleg1.1, whole genome shotgun sequence genome:
tcggaACACAAACCTTTCTCTCTTGGCCGGATATCTATGGAAAAGTACCCCTGGGTGGTCaactgaattattattattgcagaGGCTGACCGAACACTCTTATTTGCAGGCATGGTCACTCGAAAGGTACGCTAACTTAAAAGTAGTTCATCAGGGCGATAAAAGAAAAAGATCACTCACAGCGTATTGTATTAACAGCAAACGAACATCACAATACTCCAAACACCAGTTACGTCGCTTGACACAGCAAATTTATCGAcaaactttggattaaaaataCAGTTCGTAACGCACGGTTCCCGCAGCTCTTGCGTTATAGCTTAAAATGATGATGAATCACGTTATCGGGTATGACATATTCTCTAAACGCATTTCTTAGCATTAATTAcagatttattaataatttaggGGGTTTCCGATTAATTTGATGACAATTAATCGCTTATAAAACATCTTCCttgaattattttacattgaaaattcatttcaaaacaGCGCTACCGCCAACGCCATCTCTCTGTCATTTGCGGCACTAAGTCAGTGACTGTGACGTCAATGGGGGGTCTGCTCTGCCATTCCACTTGCAGACGGGTGCATTCCCTGGTATCGGGCTCCTCGTTATATACCCTTCCTGCCcgccctccgtccaatgagggctCTCCGCTAggacacgtggtgacgcgttcgatGGGAAGGAGTTGGGGTGGGGAAGGTCCTGTGGTGTGAGGGTAACATCCAGGCGCGGGAGTGGGGGAAAATGGGACATGGTGAGTGCGGAGGACATTAAGGTTAGTTTTAACCGTACCtttaaggtacgttttccaaggaGCGACTGTAGCGATGATCGCTGACCGATGATTGCTGACCGATGATCGCTGGACGATGATCGCTGGACGATGATCGCTGGACGATGATCGCTGGTTAGCGGCCGCCTTGGCGTTTTCTTAAAAGCGACTGCGATTTTCTTCTGAAGCGAGAACCCAGTAGTCTCCAAACTCTTTACCTGTGCAAGTGCGTGAGAGCATGAGTAATAAAAAGAGGCGTATTCTAGCGTTTTTACTGAGTGAGGAAGAAGACGACGACGACATTGCAGAGAAAATCATTATTTCCAAGAGAAAGTCTGAGCATCAGATATATTAAACAAGGAGTGAAGAGGGATACTCACATATGCTGATCGAAAACCATTTGCGAGGAGACGGTGAGAAGTTTTGCGAATTTTTCCGTCTGAACCCCtcccagtttaattttattttaagcttaatAGAGGATGACATAAGGAAGATAAATTGCAACAGACATCCCTATCCAATCAGACCTGATGAAAAGCTTGCACTTTGAGGTAAGTCGGAAATTAATTCATGTTACATTTTGGAGTTGTTGACAAGAAATCTCTTTATTCTAAAATGATTTGGATACATAAAGTGGTTATTAAAATCAGTGCAACTACCTTAAAAACTGTAAGAATTCACACCTGCTCCTTCATAAATGTCATGCCTACCATAATCACTTGGTGAAGCTGGTAGAGAATTCCCACTAAGTGGAGTTAATCCACTAGTTGCTGGTGAGGGAGTGGAAAAGGTAGTGGACAAGGAAGGACTGGGAAGCTGACGCTCCACTTGCCTTCTCATTTCGGTCTCAAAATTAGAAACAAGCGTTAAAGTTTGTAATTTTATTTGGGTAATGAAATCTGGACTAAGTTTCCTAACTGTTTTagcaatactttaaaaaaataagtccacTTCATCCTCTTCTTCCGCTAATAAACTTTCTATGATAGTTTTGCGTTCATGGTCCCTTTCTTTTAGGTGCATTAAAAAGTTATCCTTAGcactttttttcactttattggcTCCACCAACATTCACTCTGTCTGCCGAGTTCACCGAGGAACCAGATTCCCCACTTACGCATATTCCTTCGATCTGCTCACATTCAGGTTGGGGTTCACTTACTTCCCTCTCGGATGTGATTTCTACATCAGCCGTATCCTTTTCATTGGATATGGTCTTTCTGGGGGCCTCCGTTGATTGTAAGAAAGATAACTTTTCTTTTAGCTGccacttttttcttttcatatcggGAGCAGCCGCTGAGCCTGTCGGTGACCTTGCTCTTTTTCTCCTGTCATAAGTGTCTTTAATGTTTTTCCATCGTTTTTTACAATCTGTCACTGAAAgaaggaaaacattttatcaaGTATTGAATAaagattgttgaaaaacaaaagtaTAATTATACTCTACTTTTCGCAGGTTTTTGGCGACTGGAGAGTCTTATCATTCTCTACGGTTTAAATTCCGAATATCTGCCGGTGAAATAAGCAAGATTGTTGCTTCTACATTGAGCGTCCTGAGAGAAAAGCTAATGCCATTGTATTTGCCACCGTTATCGCCTGAAGAAGTATTAAGTAAAACAGATCAGTTCTACCAAAGATGGAATTTTCCAAATTGTGCGGGTGCTATAGATGGAAAGCACATTCGGATTGTCTGTCCTAGTAAGACTGGTTCCCTTTTCTTCAATTAtaagggctatttttccatcgttCTGCTGGCTTTGGTTGACGCCAACTATAAGTTCATGTACATTGATGTTGGCTCCTACGGAAAGGAAGGTGATAGCGGAATTTTTGATAGGTCAgacattgggaaaaaaattgctaCTGGGTCCCTGCTTCCTTTGCCGCGTAAACTACCTAATTCTGATAAGGTACTTCCATGTGTGTTAGTTGGTGATGAAGCCTTCAGATTACATACAAATATGATGAGACCCTACCCAAGAACTGATGCAGCAGCTAACGAGCGAAAAGCTATTTTCAATTACAGGCTTAGCCGTGCTCGTCGAGTTTCCGAAAACGCTTTTGGATTGTTGTCCCAAACCTTCAGGATTTTTTACACTCCCATTCATTTACTACCTTCACGAGTTGATGACGCCATCATCGTTTCTTGCTGCTTACACAACCTGCTAAGAGATGACTTCATTTCATCACATGGAAAAACCAACTGTGATTTTGAACCGGAAAAAGATTTGCCTTGTCAAAATCTAATTAGTTTGGCTGGCACTGGAGGTTTTGCAAATCAAGAAGGTTTTTCTGTGAGAGATTCTTCTGCAGACTACTTTATTGGAGAGGGCAGTGTAGGATGGCAAAACCATCATGTGAACAGAACGGACAAAAATTAATTCCCTCCaactttttaatgttatttttaaatgatttaagtagtattattgataaatttaaagcatacataAAGCACTCGGAGAAATTACTTCGattcatttaaaatatgtcaGCCAAGGCATTAGATACAGGTAAAATGAAATCACTTGAGGTCGCAAgagaaattttgtaatttgtggaTGTATTgctcgtaaaaattcaaaatgcttATTGTCTATTATTCatatggagagaaaaaatattatgaatgtattATTATGAATAAAGAATTACCAAATCATCAAATTTCTCATTTATAATATGCCATCGAAATGCAAGTAAAGTGTTGCCCACGGAGCTATCGGATTCCTACTGAAAGCGGTGCTGAAattatgcaaaattaccctttgGAAACTTTGCCTTGATATGAAACAAAGCCCTTACCACTGACGTTATTATCCACCAGTCCCAAGTtagcaattaattaaatattgtattatattagTGAAGCCAATTGCCGATTAGGAATTACGTAGTAGGTATTTAATGACAGCTTATATCCACACTCGTGCTAGAAGAAACCCGGCGCAGTTACACATCTACAGtcgaagaaaattttccctttttgccGTGCAGCTAAGAATCCAAGGTCATAGACTAAAAGAGTCCGTAACTTATTAGGAGTATATCTATGGGAATTCTTAGAATCTCATCCAGGAGACGGGATTAAGCTAATAGTTATCAAATATGTTTACTGAGTTGCAGCAAAGGAACTTCATTAGTCTCATTCATAACTACACTTGGTGGTCATTATCAACTGGAATCAATCGTAATTatagcatccaaaaaatgttaaatggcataatataacaattaaaaaattctgcaatcTGGTGAAAGAATAGTCATTATCTAACAAATCGAAAAGATGATCTGAAAATGGTTAACGAACTAGATCTGTTCAAGAAATAGCAGATACAAACTCAAGGAAATTTTAGATTGTGATGAACTCACCTGGTCTTCTTACATATTCTGCGATCTCTTTCCAAATATTGTCTTTCACACGTATGTCCCGGTATAGTGGATGGTGCAAATCATACAGTGCTGGATGGTCTCTCACCTTTTCAGTCAACTTTTCGTCTTCTTCcgatgaaaaattcaattttgtggtGCTGCACGCCATGATATCACTTCATTCACCGGCAAATAATCGCTGGCGACTGCGATTCCTACCCCTCTCTGGGCAGGATACCATAATCGCCCAGCGATCAAAGTAAGCGACTCCCGCAATAGTCGCGTGTTGGAAAATGGTTACATTGTAGAACAACGTATGCAGGCTGTCGCGATCATCGCTCAGCGATCATCGCCCGGCGATCATCGCTATAGTCGCtccttggaaaacgtaccttaaggcgttatggtagtgacggctgggagccgctctgggcgaccgaagccgatcgttttttccccctgccggagttcacataccactcaattgcggaacaactagaagagatagagacttgcggttttctttattgtatttagaaGACGTGTATACACATTAAGGAAGGacataaatagtaatatgtcctcaggtgatcgagaaaatcaagttggactttggtcaattataacttgcctccaagctaaaacataagaatttttaaaccgtCTATCTGTGGCTACACTTTTCTTCCACAACCACCTTGAGACCCACAGTTCTATGTGAATTCGCTTGGCCTAAAATGTCTCTACCCTGGAGTACTGCAGGCCCAAAACGGCGACAaaggacgtgattcgggccaattcgaa
Encoded proteins:
- the LOC124163659 gene encoding transcription factor Adf-1-like, coding for MACSTTKLNFSSEEDEKLTEKVRDHPALYDLHHPLYRDIRVKDNIWKEIAEYVRRPVTDCKKRWKNIKDTYDRRKRARSPTGSAAAPDMKRKKWQLKEKLSFLQSTEAPRKTISNEKDTADVEITSEREVSEPQPECEQIEGICVSGESGSSVNSADRVNVGGANKVKKSAKDNFLMHLKERDHERKTIIESLLAEEEDEVDLFF